The Rhododendron vialii isolate Sample 1 chromosome 6a, ASM3025357v1 genome includes a window with the following:
- the LOC131328917 gene encoding uncharacterized protein LOC131328917, translating into MPSSSLQSVNILSLAFSVCESRISRERERMEAIGIENQPEALRSHLAVRCAKAALFLSRLKFPRNRSTYSTTFTEHQGREMELSRTVEDLRRKLVRERLKNRRVKLCGVMELLLQMVLLLSLWTLCLMLVLKFL; encoded by the exons ATGCCATCGTCATCGCTTCAAAGCGTGAATATCCTTTCCCTCGCCTTCTCAGTCTGCGAATCTAGaatttcaagagagagagagagaatggaggcGATTGGGATCGAAAACCAACCTGAAGCTCTGCGATCGCATCTCGCCGTTCGTTGCGCCAAAGCCGCATTGTTCCTTTCGCGTCTGAAATTCCCCCGAAATCGCTCAACGTACTCAACAACCTTCACCGAAcaccag GGAAGGGAGATGGAGTTGAGTAGGACGGTGGAGGATCTGAGGAGGAAACTGGTGAGGGAGAGATTGAAGAATCGGAGGGTGAAGCTTTGCGGCGTGATGGAGTTGCTTCTGCAGATGGTGCTTTTGCTGTCTCTGTGGACTCTCTGTTTGATGCTCGTCCTCAAATTCCTCtga